The sequence CCCCCCGATCTATATCCAAATCCTTTAACCCTTTCAATTTTGAATCGaaaccctttaaaaaaaaaacccccaatTGAATCTTTACGGTTCTGAGAGGAGTTTAGGGGGGGTTTTCGAGAGATGTTGAATGTCAGGTTCATTGATGAATCTGTTTTCTCTCTGCTTCAAGCCATTCGGGCACATCTGCGATAATTCCGAGGCTGGATcgggtggtggtggtggtgagggTGGTGGTGGAAACGGCGGTGCTGAAGGCAAAGACGGGTTGCTTTGGTTCCGTGATCTCGGTAGATACTGCGGCGGCGAATTCTCCATGGCTGTGATTCAAGCCAATCAGGTTCTTGAAGATCAGAGCCAGATCGAATCCGGTAATTTCGGTACTTTCGTTGGTGTTTACGATGGTCATGGTGGTCCTGAAGCTGCTCGTTACGTCTGCGATCATCTCTTTAACCATTTCCGACGTGAGTTCCNNNNNNNNNNNNNNNNNNttttttttttttttttttttttttttagagctttgggtcttttttttgtgggaattacatataataattttagatGAATCCGTTGACTTAAATTctcaaagtttgtttttttggggttcAAGTGATGAAGATTGTGATTGGTCAACAAAGTTAGGTACTATGACtttctttttaatctcttttggGGGATATAATTAGGTTTCCCATTGAAGCTGCTTAATACAAGTTTAAAGCTACAGTCTTTTAGCCCATTTTTAGTCTTTTACTTTTACAACTTCATCCTGTGTTTATTGTTCTTTGCTGTGCTTTGTTGTCATAAGCATTTAGTTAAGTGGAGTGTGTCCCTAGGAGTGTACTGTACTACATTTTATGAAAAGGAGGTTGAGCCTCTCTTATGTTGGGATTGCTCAGGCTTTACGATTATGCAGAAATATCAGCGGAGACGCAAGGAGTTGTGACAAGAGAGACTATACAAAGAGCCTTTCATGCGACTGAAGAAGGATTCGCTTCCATTGTCTCAGAACTGTGGCAAGAGATACCGAATTTGGCAACTGTTGGCACTTGTTGTCTAGTTGGAGTGATATATCAGAATACTCTTTTCGTGGCAAGCCTTGGAGATTCAAGGGTTGTTCTTGGAAAGAAAGGCAACTGTGGCGGACTCTCTGCTATCCAGCTCTCAACTGAACACAATGCCAATAACGAGGATATTCGTTGGGAACTTAAGGACTTACATCCTGATGACCAGCAGATTGTTGTGTTTAGGCATGGAGTTTGGAGAGTTAAGGGCATTATTCAGGTagtttctcattctctttctgttagcttctcaaaaaaaaaaaataaggacgCAAAATTAGGGATAACTAGGTTGCAGAATAGCAGGATTCAATGTGTTGCATTGGTTTTTCTCCCTTCTTTCTCTGACACTCTACATGGATCACGTTGCtgtgctttcttttttttcatttagtcAGTCATACTTTTGGTTAGAGCTGTACCTCTGGCTTCTCATGCTCTTTTGGGAAGAGATAAATtggttaatttttctttcttagtatTTGAGTGGTATGTCCCGTTTTTATATAAGCTATAGAAAAATTCCATTAGGAATCTAAGAAGTCCAAATCCTTATGATGAAGTAGTGAAGTAGTTTATGAGCAGGGTTTATGATGAACTTCCATAGTTCCATACATACGCACTAGAAAAGCTAAACATACGGCTTTACCATCTTGGTAGTGTCTATTTACCAATAATTAATCAGCTTAACCAAAAGCTCTTAGGATTTTCTGTTCATTCCCTGTTTTAGTGATCAGCATTGATTTAATGTTCATCTAGGTTTCGAGGTCTATAGGAGACATGTATATGAAGCGGCCCGAATTTAACAAGGAGCCAATCAGTCAAAAGTTCAGACTTGCAGAGCCAATGAAGAGACCGTTGATGTCTGCAACACCGACTATACTCGCTCATCCTCTGCACCCTAATGATTCGTTTCTCATTTTTGCATCTGATGGTCTTTGGGAACATTTGACAAACGAAAAAGCAGTTGAGATTGTTCATAACCATCCCCGCGCTGTAAGTTTCTGATTTGATTTCTCCCTCAGATGACTTGCCATGATTAGTAGTTTGTACTTAGTGTTGGTTATATTCCTCCCCTCATTAAACATCCGTATGGCTTTTTTGTTCTGGATAAGTTTTAGATTACCGTGCAAGTGAGAGTTTAGTTTTAGACACATCCCCTGATTATTACAAGTAAAAGATCATGTCTTGATCTGATAAGTTTTATGATTGATTTGTTGCAATGTGTCTCTTCAGGGAAGCGCAAAGAGACTGATAAAGGCGGCTCTTCACGAGGCAGCGAGGAAACGTGAGATGAGATATTCAGATCTAAGGAAGATTGACAAGAAGGTGAGGCGCCATTTTCACGATGACATCACGGTTATAGTGGTGTTCTTGAATCATGACCTCATATCCAGAGGTCACTTCAACTCAACAACACAAGACTCGCAAGTCTCTATACGGAGTGCTCTTGAACACTGAAAAGCAAAAAACATTTTACAACAATGTTTCTTCTTACTTGGGTTATATGACTTTTTTTGCCTAGAACGCAATAAAAAAAACTGGGCaacatctaaaaaacaaaaaggaaaattggaaAACATTGTAATGAGTTCTCTTGTATTAAGCGGCAATGTTTGACTGTGGTGTTTCTCTTCAAGTCGTTGCATAGTTCTGTCCTGATGAGTTACCACCAACCAAGCCTTTCGTCAAAGAAGACTTCATGCCGTATTTTCTGGtttttcatctcttttatcACACCTGTAACTGTAAGTCTGTACTGTGTAACATAGTCGTGTTATATAAGTAACAATACCATTCTATGTAACATCaagtttttgattcttttagtttttgtaaatcAAGTACCTAATCAGAATTGCTCACTCACACATCGGTAGGCAACTGTGATTGCTCGTCAGTAAAGTTGGTAATTTTCGTTTTCAAATTAAAACAGTCAAATTTCAACAAACTACTTTCTTCGGCTAAAGCCTTTAATCGTTTTCAATGTAATAATATTTTAGGATCCGATCTTTTCTCGAGATGTTTAGAATATGACTTGGAGAGCTCAAGTCTTCAATATTTGCCTTGTACTACTTGATTCTGGATGATATAACTGAAAAATACGAATTCAAGTTTTGAATATTGTCACGATAACTATTGCGAActagatatcaaaagaaaaagactaaagaaataagagaaatcaGATAAAGCTTTCTAGGCTGCATTATCCATCAAAACGAAGCCGAATGTCAATCAACTTCTCAGAGCCCAGTGCATAATCATCATCTTTCCCACATTACATTATAAAGATTa comes from Camelina sativa cultivar DH55 chromosome 19, Cs, whole genome shotgun sequence and encodes:
- the LOC104765552 gene encoding probable protein phosphatase 2C 42, producing the protein MSGSLMNLFSLCFKPFGHICDNSEAGSGGGGGEGGGGNGGAEGKDGLLWFRDLGRYCGGEFSMAVIQANQVLEDQSQIESGNFGTFVGVYDGHGGPEAARYVCDHLFNHFRQISAETQGVVTRETIQRAFHATEEGFASIVSELWQEIPNLATVGTCCLVGVIYQNTLFVASLGDSRVVLGKKGNCGGLSAIQLSTEHNANNEDIRWELKDLHPDDQQIVVFRHGVWRVKGIIQVSRSIGDMYMKRPEFNKEPISQKFRLAEPMKRPLMSATPTILAHPLHPNDSFLIFASDGLWEHLTNEKAVEIVHNHPRAGSAKRLIKAALHEAARKREMRYSDLRKIDKKVRRHFHDDITVIVVFLNHDLISRGHFNSTTQDSQVSIRSALEH